The genomic region AGTGGCTTACGAGATGAGTTGCCCACCGGGACTGGAGTTCGATGCCAGTGGAAATCGCTGCGACTATCCTGCGCAAGCGAACTGCTCCCGACATTAAATGGAGATTTCGCCAGGATCGGAAAGTGCTAAAGTGTAGTCAGCGAAATAAACGATCAACGATAacggaaaatgaaatataCTTTTAACCTTTTGCATCTGAAGATTGAATATGTTCGATAAATGATCTGGAGAGCTTACAGCCCATTCAGGTTCGTGGGAATGGGATCAAGGGTATATTTATTAGCCCAGTGCGGTAACTGTTTGTATTACATAATATGTAGAAAGGTAGTCCTCGAGTGTTGGTTTTTGTCAGAATTCTAAACTATGTCACCAATTGTGTCCGTCAATTGTGAACCTGGTTTTACAGGGTTTTTCAGATGATGTCATACAGTAGCAGCATTTATTCTAGCTGCAGcacttgatattccaacagtaccagttgattttataacggaAGCATGTTTATAACAACTctgtcagttgaaatcagaatcgtagctgctactgttatgatatcatctgaaaaaccctgtattaataataattaattataATACTATCAATCCCACGTCTCAGCAAGTTCATTTCCACATTTTTCAGCCATAGTTCAAATTCATAACATGCCCAAGAAAGTTCAAGTatttcaaaaaataataaaaggtcAGGGAATTTCTTACGGATTGTGTAGACGCGTGACATTTACATGAAAGTTGATGCAAGCAGCTATTGCTCTGTACGGAGTACAAACAACCGGCCAAACTAGCACCACTTTTCGgcaattttcattaaatttcttTGCCAGTATATCGTCTAATATTATTTATATCTGTGATTCAAATGCCAGGGGCCAAACTGAAAGCATTACACCGAAGCGTTACGTAGCGTTTCTGGTTTATGCACTGCGCAAATCCTCACGTAAACATCACTAATCTAATTGATCATTGACTCTATGTTTTCGGAAATACCCAATTAGTTTTAATTCTTTAACCTTTATATTTTCTCAAATACGAACCTATTGCTCAAATGTGTAGGTGTATAACAAATGTGTATTTTTGCGCCAACCAACACTTCTTCCAACGTTCAAGGCTCGTGGAGATGTAAAAAGCTGAAAGTTTAAGACATACCCACCGTGTAACCCCTTTGCTCATCTTATGGTACcgtttattttgaaaacatgtGTGTGTCCAGCgaacaaataaatatttccttAAACGCTAGTGCCATCCGCGCCGAACCCAAACGTGTCGGTCTTTCCTGCCGGCTTAGCTGCCTCGGATCGTACATTTGGCCACCTTCGGGTAGTCGCACCGATCGTACCGCACACTCCAGTGCTGCCCGATCGGACAGTTGATCAGGTAGGCACGTCCCGAGTAGCACTTGTAGAATTTACCGCAGTCACGCGGGTGGATGAAGTGGAGCGGTTCTGCCGGATCGTCCTTCTCCGGGCAGCGTGTGTCCGATATCCCGGCAATCATCTCCCGCTGCTCTGGCGTCCATTCGGCCGAATCCAGCGGCACATCGCTTCCAAACTCATCCTCgtcgtagtagtagtagctgTCATCGTACGCCGGTTCCGCCGCTTTGCGTAGGCTCTTGCGGGCTTTCGGTGCCGAACACTGGGCAAACTGAGGATAGTCGCAGCGGTTAATACGCATGCCGAACTCCTGACCAGGCGGGCAATCGATGGTGTACGCGCGTCCATCGAAACACTTCAGGAACTTGCGGCAATCGCCCGGATGCGAGAGGTGGATCGGACGGTAGGGATCGTCATACTTCGGGCAGCGCACATCATACACACCGGCATTGTAGGTGAACTCCGCCTTGGCCGGCTGGACGTACTCCTTCTTCAGAGTGGCGTCCACTATCTCCCCCTGCTCTGGCAACTCGACACTCGCGGATAGATCATCGGACTCTTGAGCGACATCGGGACGATCCTGGCGACCGACGGAGCAGCGCGCCAACGTCGGATAGTCGCACCGATTCAGCTCCTTGCCCCATTCCTGACCCATAGGGCACTGCAGCTCAAAAGCGAGCCCATCGAAACACTTGTAGAACCGGCGACAGTCGGTCGGGTGTGCCAGATGTTTCGGATTGAAAGGATCGTCGAATCGGGGACAGCGTGTATCGCTGCTACCTTCCTCGTAGCGGAACGCAGCCGGCTGCGGCTGCACGAACCCCTGGCGGCACTGAGCGAACATCGGGTAATCGCAGCGCTGGATGTGTACACCGAACTCCTGACCCGCCGGACAGCTGATCGTGAACGCACGCCCATTGTAGCACTTCTGAAACTTGCTACAATCGCTCGGCACCGCCAGCAGCATCGGGTTCATTGGGTTGTCATTACTTGGGCAACGTGCGTCCGCGATGCCATCCGCAAAATTAAAGGAAGCCGTTAATTCTTGACCACGAGCGACTCCTACCGTGCCGCACAGCACCACGATCAGCGACAGCTGAAACCCTGATACAAACCACAAGCGCTTCAGATTTAGAACACTCCATTCATAAGCACTAACACAACTCATGTCGCACGATCGACTTACCGTTCATGGTACGAAACTCTTCGCCAATCTTCTCCGATAAGCAGCGGAAAATTTGGTTGAAGGTGCTTAGGCACTCAGCAAATATCTCCTGGACGATCTTCCTATCTCTCTCTTCAGCTGTTGAATGAAGTGTTCCGTCTGAAGGTACCTCGTTATATACGCCGAGTAAACTGCAATCTCCGGAGCAGGATGATTCACGGTTATTTCCAACCGGCAGCCACGTTATCCCCGACTCAACTGTCATTGGTCGTTGTACAAGGCTAATGAGTGGCCCTCAGGGTGATGGTCAGCAGTTATCGAGCTACCGATACCAAAAGTGCGTAGGTGAAATACGACACACAACAACAGGCAACCTCGGGGCAGACAAACCAATAGTCATAGATGAGGACAGTGATAGACGATGGAAAAGGAAGGGCAGAGTGGGTATCCACCTGGGAACATCAAAAGAGCATTTGGTGTGATCTGCATCTGATATCTGATACGATCGGTGTCTAACTGAATAGTGCTGTTCCGTACGCCGTCTTTCGCTGATGTTACCGATTACACAGAACCATTCCGTCGCTCGCTATAAAAACAAGGATTGCGTAGTATCGTATTACTTGTTCCTTTGTCAAAGCGAACAGAAAGCTCGAAAACAATCGTCAGTGGCTTTTCACTGACCGATGATAATTAACGTTGATATGGCGTGATTCATCACGACCTTAAAGGCGGAAGAAACTTTAGTCGTAAAAGCTCCGTACTTCTCAGCTGTTTTGCTATTTACCTACCATGTTAACATCGACTCGGGAGATGCAATTTATGAATAACCGTGCAGAAAGGCCAATGAAGTGGTTATTTTGATCGCACGAAACAGTGCAACAAGAGCAAGTTGATGTCTCACCGTGCATCCAACACAATGGCCCTGATAACAAGGACGCCACATTTTATTTTGGGATTCCCCAACATCCGATACGATGTTTGTTGGAGTATCAGAGTTTACCATACAATGATTTACCAGACAAAATCAACGATAGGTTTACACCAGTTAGTCATCATGTTCGGTACGTTTACCTAACTTAAATTAGTACGCTTCCTTTTGAAACAACCCCGCCTTTGAAGGGTAGCCTGGCGACAAACTATCCTATGCGCTATCAGTAAAGTGACCGGATGCTTTGAAAGTGATGAAATTAGCAGTCAATTATAATTTAACAATTATGTGCGGCTCGCGATTCACCCTTTATAGTCAATTAAGGGCAGATTCCAAACGGAAAAGTTTAACAGGAATTTAGTTACTTCCTGTCGTGGGTATAGAAGCCGTGGGTACGAAAGCTAACCCACGGCGTGGAATTTGTTGTGTGAACTTTTGCTGAACAAGGGGTTTTCAGCACGTCTCCTAAAAGGGTAAAAACTAAGACGATAAAGTTATATTACTTGTTCTACAAGTTATCTATAATTATTATGGCTTGAAAACTACCAGATGAAACTGTTGAACTACTTTGTTCGCCATGAGCAACACTTGTTTTACAGTAATACAATTTGCTCTTCCTGGGTCGTTCTGCAATGATATGTTTGTGCTTTGCATCGTGAGAATCTgtaaaatacataaataatttttcttcataAGTTATATCCatgcaaaaacaaagaaaatacaaTGGATTACAAATAAAAGCTTGTATCTATATGTAAGAAGCTGTGTAAGCTCaatatgtatgaaaaaaaggaataaaactgTAGATAaataatcaattatttttaccCCAGAAATTATGTCTTTGAGCGTGGTTTCATTTGGAACGTTACTTTAAAAAACtatagggtaactgtaccaatagtggtgcacttagtaatgtaaataccaattaggtgtaaattatgagtgttaagaacacaatattctacatatttgaatcaattatgatcgaaacatgacttttcttctgaaaaacatctattttcaccgtaaaccatacaaaatacacgaaaaaaagcgtatttttcttcctagtcggttgttcctattatggtggtatggttcctatagttgtggtatcgtgttcctatagtggtgatagtacgaaaaacttgaatatattttgactattacttattttttaagcatatttcaaatagaacggtaaaatactccttgaccaatgcgttgtcattgaaaaaactgtattgttttaccgaaatatgtccaattttaattcataaaaaatgctctgaatattacagctaaaactatagtatatgctttatagcgtatccttcgcccgctttctttattcttttctctgcttcttctgctgagccttctctccagttccactttgtgtattttgtagaaacagaataaaatcactaaatttacatgattatattggccaaaaccagaataaaactaaaatatacttgtgaaaaaatctatggctactataggaacaacttgggtttttgtgcctatagtggcactatagtaaaaactatgaaTATATAATAcaattatgctaaaatgcactaagttcgtataaatcaattatattggggTATGTcagtagcgaaatcatatagttttaatgattttgcagtgatttatagccttaaggaaatcatgatattccttatagattcttaaggaatgcagcatgttgggacaacctgttttgaaaatatgaatttttaagcttctatattacggaatgagatggttcatctttttaacactccgcagaaaatcaaagaacatttcatagaagaacaaataactccattgtatatatatcggcgtagagctaggattttattccactacaaccactattggtactagctccactatgggtgcacttaccctaccATAGCAAAATTAATACATTACAATGTTAAATAACTAATAAacctttcttccttcttttgTGCATATCGACTTACAAATGATACGAATTGAGTTTTGAAATCATTGACTCATACAATATTTGAACCCGTTTGTGgtcaataaaatcaaatggatTACTCACCCAACATGTTGCAGTTGTCGTgttttctatatattttgtCCCCTGAATATGACGGTTTTTTCAGTAACTATTTTGTCTTTATTCATGTGAATAAATGTACTATTTATATATTACACAATTGTTAAGGTAATCATTTCCTCTACCTCCACGCTTTCTCCACGCTCGCTAGAGATGCTTTGCATGTTTTGGTTGTCTCTTGACTTTTACTTAACATTAACCGATTGTATAAGAACTGTGTATGTGTCTTAatgagtgttttattttctgtgtgtgtttgcttgtttcttcttttttaaataattcaatataTCTCCACTTTCGAGCTCCTTCACTGTTGCCCCGCCTTAACATCTACTATGCTACAAATAGTTGTCCGTTGTGTGGTGCACCGTGAACATGGCGAATGGCAACGAAGAGCATTACGAGAGAAAAGCCGGCAGGCAACCAGCTTTATCCAGCCTGCTAGCAGCGTAAAGGAATACCGAGCAAGTGTTCATTTTGGGAGCATTTTTACAATCGAAAACCCGCGTCCCCGCGTAGATGTTAAAGAAGACAGCATTTCCGCGAATAAAAACGCCGGAAAAGGTAAAACCAATACCCAGCCTTTATTGGTTACGTTTTCGGgcgtttttcatgtttttatttttcttcatttttgttcattttctgTCTTTACTGCGGGAAACAGGGTTGTACCATACCATCATGCAGCTGCCATGTTGAAGGTGTATGGCTCAGCGATATTACTTTCTTCAACCATAATTTCTACATCCAACTATCAGGCAGGTATCTCATTGGAAATTAAAACGATCACATTCAGGTTTGTAATTGCACCGCAACATTGCACACAACGACTAGTTCAAATTGAATTAGTAGGAGCTACAGCTCTAAAGTTTGGGGAGGAACTGGATTAACTGCTTTATAATGTATGTATGTAGTATGATttacgaaagaaaataaataatggttGTATCATGCTAGGAGGATGAAAGATAGTAAGCAcatcgggaaggaaaaattttGTTGGATAAACTGAGCTCATCGGAAGCCTTATGCTATGTGCTGCACATTCTCCCCCCTCTGGGAACACAGGAAGGATTCGGTGGGGCCGGATGTGTCGGATCATTGTAGTATATGCTTTTTCTTGGCAACAGTAAGAGGAAAAACAGGTGGGCCTTCAGCAAGCGCTCTAGACCGCACTTCCAGGCGTCGAGGTTGATTCGAGCCGATCGAAAGCCTCGTCTTTAGTACAGTTCGGCCACCTCGTTCGCACTGCTACCGCCCGACGGCATCAGTTCACCCGTCTCAAGCAAACCATCGCGGTTGGTGTCGACGAAGCGTTGCAGAATCGACTTGGCCAGCGTTGGATTGGTGGACATCTCGTTGGCGAACCATTCCAGGGGAAAACTGTGAAATTAAGAGAATAAATTTAACAGGTGGTAATGAATAGGCCAACGATAATAAAGGATCAATTTACAGTAGTTTACACTCGTTCTAGGTATTATGGTTGTCTCTAAACTAACCATACGCAACAGAAAACATGTTGCTTATtgcttgtttacatttttctatAACAAGAAActctttttaatttatatcgtCACCAGCTTATAATTCATAGAATTCATATTTtacgtaaaaaaataaaatttgattagAAAGCCGATTTGATCTTTGAATAGTCAATAAGGGTGCTAAAAAGTAGCCAAATTTATAGCGTGTTAAAAAGAGCGGTCAAAATCATCGCTATAAAGCATTCGAGCCGGGTCCAAATTGTCTTATTTGGTTCTCGAAAACTGGTGGAACACGAAAATCTTAATTTTTAGATGTAGATGGATTCAAAGAaaagcttcttttttttaattcaacccTTTTTTAACTTGATAACTTGAATTAACTAAGTCAAAAAttcgttcaaaatgaccactGTTTGGATTCTAGAGTAAAGGAACACAATTCATCTTGGATAAGTATAACCCATTCTTCACGCTCACCTGTTTTCCGGTTCACTGACGATCAGTTGCTGCAGCGGATCGGCGCTCTGATCCATGCTGGCCAGATCCTCCATCAGCTTGCCGATGTCGTGTTTTTCCTCGGCCCACGAAGCCGTCTCGCCGTCGCCGGTGGAGAGACTGTGATGCGAGGGCCGCCCGGCACTGCCACCACCGCCGTAGCTCACCCCGATCGGTGCCCGCCGCTTGCCGAAGCCCCGGGCCGTCATCATTTCCGAGTTGCGGAATGGCGCCCGGATGGAGCGTGGAATCTTGGAGACGCGCGCCGCCGCCAAACTGGCCAGCTGCCGGGCCGGGCCAGCTTCCGAGGGTTGACAGAAGAGCACCACGGCCAGGAGGACCACGCAGACGAGCAATTTGTTCACTGAGAGCTTCATTATCTATTTTGGGAAACGAAGAAAGTGGTCAATAAGGGAAAATGTTAGGACGAAATTTGATTGcaattcctttcgttttcatgTTTCATTATAAATATGAATAGTCATTATAAATACAAACTATTGCTATATTTGGGAGCAAATCTGTCAAATTGAAAAGAGTCTCCTCACAAGGTGAAACtgttgaaacaaatttaagcACGACATGAGATAACGATATTGCTCACAAAGTATCAAAGTTTCCTTTGTACCGATTCGATCGAACGATGTAACGATAACGATCGTCGGTTCTATTTCAAACATGAGTTAATTGAACCTGTCAAATGGGACATATCGTCacataaattgtttttatttctttttttttataaagagATAAACAAACGATAATAAATAGATTTTGATGAGATGATTCACAAGCATTTTGCGA from Anopheles coustani chromosome 3, idAnoCousDA_361_x.2, whole genome shotgun sequence harbors:
- the LOC131269007 gene encoding probable chitinase 10 — encoded protein: MNGFQLSLIVVLCGTVGVARGQELTASFNFADGIADARCPSNDNPMNPMLLAVPSDCSKFQKCYNGRAFTISCPAGQEFGVHIQRCDYPMFAQCRQGFVQPQPAAFRYEEGSSDTRCPRFDDPFNPKHLAHPTDCRRFYKCFDGLAFELQCPMGQEWGKELNRCDYPTLARCSVGRQDRPDVAQESDDLSASVELPEQGEIVDATLKKEYVQPAKAEFTYNAGVYDVRCPKYDDPYRPIHLSHPGDCRKFLKCFDGRAYTIDCPPGQEFGMRINRCDYPQFAQCSAPKARKSLRKAAEPAYDDSYYYYDEDEFGSDVPLDSAEWTPEQREMIAGISDTRCPEKDDPAEPLHFIHPRDCGKFYKCYSGRAYLINCPIGQHWSVRYDRCDYPKVAKCTIRGS
- the LOC131271943 gene encoding allatotropin-like, yielding MEIMKLSVNKLLVCVVLLAVVLFCQPSEAGPARQLASLAAARVSKIPRSIRAPFRNSEMMTARGFGKRRAPIGVSYGGGGSAGRPSHHSLSTGDGETASWAEEKHDIGKLMEDLASMDQSADPLQQLIVSEPENSFPLEWFANEMSTNPTLAKSILQRFVDTNRDGLLETGELMPSGGSSANEVAELY